A window of Nitrosopumilus sp. b3 contains these coding sequences:
- the amrS gene encoding AmmeMemoRadiSam system radical SAM enzyme, which translates to MTTLLGKEAELYETLPDDKVKCTACARYCEIGKRQIGLCGIRGNENGKLQLYAYGKVISGHVDPIEKKPLIHYNPGSKVYSIATTGCNWLCRYCQNSDISQRRTVEGIDMTPDEVANTAVKYGAHGIAYTYNEPSIFIEFARDCGIAARKKGLFNVFVSNGYDTPESVSMMNEFLDGITVDFKGSAEKEFTRKFIGVPDPQPIFDTLLEIRDKTKIHVEITDLIVPKVGDNLDHARKLSKFIYDEFGPEMPIHFLRFHPDYKMMEYPSTPVETLEKHYHVAKDVGLKYVYLGNIPGHKWEHTYCSECNKIVVNRYGFSIREWHLDKKNCCEFCGNPIPIEGKLQEGYKQDRFQFVS; encoded by the coding sequence TTGACAACTTTACTTGGAAAAGAGGCAGAACTTTATGAGACATTACCTGATGACAAAGTAAAGTGTACAGCTTGTGCACGTTATTGTGAAATTGGTAAAAGGCAAATTGGTTTATGTGGAATTAGAGGAAATGAAAATGGAAAACTGCAATTATACGCTTACGGTAAAGTAATTTCAGGTCATGTTGACCCTATTGAAAAAAAACCACTAATTCACTATAACCCTGGTAGCAAAGTATACTCTATTGCCACAACTGGATGTAATTGGCTCTGTAGATATTGCCAAAATTCTGATATCAGTCAGCGTAGAACTGTTGAAGGAATTGATATGACTCCTGATGAAGTTGCAAATACTGCAGTAAAATATGGTGCACATGGAATTGCTTACACATACAATGAACCCTCCATCTTTATTGAATTTGCCCGAGATTGTGGAATAGCTGCCAGAAAGAAAGGCTTGTTCAATGTCTTTGTCTCAAATGGATATGATACTCCTGAATCAGTTTCAATGATGAATGAATTTCTTGATGGAATCACTGTTGATTTCAAAGGAAGCGCAGAAAAAGAATTCACTAGGAAATTTATTGGAGTTCCTGATCCTCAACCAATCTTTGACACTCTTTTAGAAATTAGAGATAAAACAAAAATTCATGTTGAAATAACTGATTTGATTGTTCCCAAAGTAGGCGATAATCTAGATCATGCAAGAAAACTTTCAAAATTCATTTATGATGAATTTGGACCTGAAATGCCAATTCACTTCTTGAGATTTCATCCTGATTACAAAATGATGGAGTATCCTAGCACTCCTGTTGAAACTTTGGAAAAACATTATCACGTTGCAAAAGATGTGGGTTTGAAGTATGTGTATTTGGGAAATATTCCTGGTCACAAATGGGAGCACACATACTGTTCTGAATGTAACAAAATAGTTGTAAATCGTTATGGATTTAGTATACGAGAGTGGCATCTTGATAAGAAAAATTGTTGTGAATTTTGTGGAAATCCAATACCAATAGAGGGTAAATTACAAGAAGGATACAAACAAGATCGTTTTCAGTTCGTATCTTAG
- a CDS encoding 50S ribosomal protein L37e: protein MTKGTTSMGGFTKKKVHIRCRRCGKNSLHKRHHECASCGFPEAKRRKYSWIKWYT, encoded by the coding sequence ATGACTAAAGGCACAACTTCTATGGGTGGTTTTACAAAGAAAAAAGTTCACATCAGATGTAGACGATGTGGTAAAAACTCACTCCATAAGCGTCATCATGAATGCGCAAGTTGTGGATTCCCAGAGGCTAAACGCAGAAAGTATTCCTGGATTAAATGGTATACATAG
- a CDS encoding TIGR00296 family protein: MNELKKLSDSDGKELVMMARKAVTEFLRNDSKIEEPSFNSKFNFNSGVFVTLNKQDSLRGCIGYPLPEMKLSKGLVDAAISAATQDPRFSPVTPEELDKIVFEVTVLTPPEEVKVNNFSEYLTEIKVGKDGLIVENPFTSGLLLPQVPIEYNWSVEEFLEYTCQKAGLEKDAWKDKETKISRFQGMIFKEESPNGEIIRESSNHFL; this comes from the coding sequence ATGAATGAGTTAAAGAAACTTTCTGATTCTGATGGTAAAGAATTAGTAATGATGGCAAGAAAAGCTGTAACTGAATTTTTGAGAAATGATTCAAAGATTGAAGAGCCTTCATTTAATTCTAAATTTAATTTTAATTCAGGTGTTTTTGTTACTTTAAACAAACAAGATTCATTGAGAGGATGTATCGGATATCCTCTTCCAGAAATGAAATTATCAAAAGGACTAGTTGATGCTGCAATATCTGCTGCAACTCAAGATCCACGATTCAGTCCAGTAACTCCTGAAGAATTAGACAAGATTGTTTTTGAGGTGACAGTTCTCACTCCTCCAGAAGAAGTTAAAGTGAATAATTTTTCAGAATATCTTACAGAGATCAAAGTTGGAAAAGATGGATTAATCGTAGAAAATCCATTTACATCAGGTTTACTTTTACCACAAGTCCCTATAGAGTACAACTGGAGTGTAGAAGAATTTCTTGAATACACATGTCAAAAAGCAGGGCTAGAAAAAGATGCATGGAAAGACAAAGAAACTAAAATCTCAAGATTTCAAGGAATGATTTTCAAAGAAGAGTCACCTAATGGAGAAATAATCAGAGAATCGTCTAATCATTTTTTATAA
- a CDS encoding amidohydrolase family protein, with product MTYDAVIIDSHVILPQGMVDKNIIIDEGKIVGLTHDTPACDNKINGNGLISVPGPIDTHVHYGVYSPINEAAKTESHAAAIGGITTMMRMLRLGDPFTKSLQSQLDAASKYHYVDYAIHASIFTKNQINEMNFCVDKGITSFKIYMNLGGEIGHVYMDMPPDSSDLVAAQVDVTDEIVEQTVKTAASLGCPVLVHAEDYESCGCGIKTAKEKNQDGLHAWSESRSTESEAKAIKTVSKFGRDYNCVIYFVHIGSERALAQIEEERKLGTKIFVETCPHYLTLSYEKQQGYLAKVMPPIRTEKDSKAVWSALSNNLINTIGTDHVANQLKLKLGGDDVWGALAGFPGIGTVLPILLNDGVNQNRITLEQFVKFTSQNAAQIFGMYPKKGTLEKNSDADITMIDLKKEKKVTSDLFGGFSDYIVYEGRILKGWPVKTLVRGEIIAENFEVIGKLGHGKLVERKIN from the coding sequence ATGACGTATGATGCTGTGATTATTGATTCACACGTTATTCTTCCTCAAGGGATGGTTGACAAAAATATAATTATTGATGAGGGAAAAATAGTTGGATTAACACATGATACTCCTGCATGTGATAATAAAATTAATGGAAATGGTTTGATTTCTGTCCCAGGCCCAATTGATACTCATGTTCACTATGGGGTGTATTCTCCAATTAATGAAGCAGCAAAAACCGAATCACATGCAGCTGCAATTGGAGGAATTACAACAATGATGAGGATGCTTAGATTGGGAGATCCATTTACAAAATCACTACAATCTCAACTTGATGCAGCATCAAAGTATCATTATGTTGATTATGCAATACATGCTTCAATTTTTACTAAAAATCAAATCAATGAGATGAATTTTTGTGTTGATAAAGGAATCACATCTTTTAAGATTTACATGAATCTAGGTGGTGAAATTGGTCATGTTTACATGGATATGCCGCCTGATTCATCTGATCTTGTTGCAGCCCAAGTTGATGTAACTGATGAAATAGTTGAACAGACAGTAAAGACTGCAGCATCACTTGGTTGTCCAGTACTAGTTCATGCTGAAGACTATGAGTCATGTGGTTGTGGAATTAAAACTGCAAAAGAGAAAAACCAAGATGGATTGCATGCCTGGTCTGAAAGTCGCTCTACAGAGTCTGAGGCAAAAGCAATCAAGACAGTTTCTAAATTTGGACGAGATTACAATTGTGTAATATATTTTGTGCATATTGGTTCTGAGAGGGCTCTTGCACAGATTGAAGAAGAAAGAAAACTTGGGACTAAAATTTTTGTTGAAACCTGCCCACACTATCTAACGCTATCTTATGAGAAACAACAAGGGTATTTAGCTAAAGTTATGCCTCCAATTAGAACAGAAAAAGACTCCAAGGCTGTTTGGAGCGCTTTATCAAACAATTTGATAAACACAATTGGTACAGATCATGTTGCAAATCAATTAAAACTTAAACTTGGTGGCGATGATGTTTGGGGGGCTCTTGCAGGTTTTCCAGGAATTGGAACTGTACTCCCAATCCTGCTCAATGATGGGGTAAATCAAAATAGAATAACTCTAGAGCAATTTGTAAAGTTTACTAGTCAAAACGCTGCTCAAATTTTTGGAATGTATCCTAAAAAAGGAACGCTTGAAAAGAATTCTGATGCAGATATCACTATGATAGATTTGAAAAAAGAGAAAAAAGTTACATCTGATTTGTTTGGAGGCTTTTCTGATTATATTGTATATGAGGGAAGAATTCTAAAAGGATGGCCCGTAAAAACACTTGTGCGTGGAGAAATTATTGCTGAAAACTTTGAAGTCATTGGTAAACTTGGACACGGCAAACTAGTCGAAAGAAAAATAAATTAA
- a CDS encoding zinc ribbon domain-containing protein, translated as MEVFDGKKAAQDYMSKHTLAFSTPELTLMRFAFWLGDSVPDPKNEGEGIPRMMTYLTEQDFQPVLIDDDKYEPSGAVRSSAVVGNAYNEVQTDGKFCSECGSSLSATAKFCPECGTTQ; from the coding sequence ATGGAAGTTTTTGACGGCAAAAAGGCTGCACAAGATTACATGTCAAAACATACTTTAGCATTCTCTACACCTGAATTAACTCTAATGAGATTTGCATTTTGGCTAGGCGATTCAGTGCCAGATCCAAAAAATGAGGGAGAAGGAATTCCAAGAATGATGACTTATTTGACAGAGCAGGACTTTCAACCAGTCTTAATTGATGATGATAAATATGAACCATCAGGGGCTGTAAGAAGTTCAGCAGTTGTAGGAAATGCATACAATGAAGTGCAGACAGATGGAAAGTTTTGTTCAGAATGTGGATCTAGTTTATCTGCTACTGCAAAGTTTTGTCCTGAATGTGGTACAACACAATAA
- a CDS encoding LSm family protein produces MSVDMAVKVLDESINQVVLIKLKGNKTIRGMLLGFDQHMNLLLDSSEEIPAEGDSKSLGSIVVRGDNVVMISPPPAQH; encoded by the coding sequence ATGTCCGTTGATATGGCAGTAAAAGTATTGGATGAGAGTATTAATCAAGTCGTATTGATAAAGCTCAAAGGAAACAAAACCATTAGAGGAATGCTTCTAGGTTTTGACCAACACATGAACCTGCTACTCGATTCTTCAGAGGAAATTCCTGCTGAAGGCGATTCTAAAAGCCTTGGAAGCATTGTAGTTAGAGGAGACAATGTCGTTATGATATCCCCTCCACCAGCACAACATTAG
- a CDS encoding creatininase family protein: MVEIKSQFDPNLRRLILKKKQVAVIPVGSIEQHGPHLPISTDTDIVTEVAKRISEIKGFFLLPTITYGVSFEHAPFFNLSIKQSTLRTVISDLCMSLLSNGIKTVFIINGHHGNLKPIKNMDTRLKKLSKNKLKVFSLSYWHFMKREFDHAGFVETSLMLAISKNVKMNSAKKGLITDKMTKKEIQKLGKLANQSFPKATKNGIWGDPTKATKKDGQAILAEIINNLSKRCQTCLTGHSS; the protein is encoded by the coding sequence ATGGTAGAAATTAAATCTCAATTTGATCCAAATCTTAGAAGATTAATTTTAAAGAAAAAACAAGTTGCAGTTATTCCAGTAGGTTCAATTGAGCAACATGGTCCACACTTGCCAATATCAACTGATACAGATATTGTAACGGAAGTTGCAAAAAGAATTTCCGAGATAAAGGGATTTTTCCTACTTCCAACTATCACATATGGCGTTTCATTTGAGCATGCACCATTTTTCAATCTAAGTATTAAACAATCAACTCTCCGTACAGTTATCTCTGATTTGTGTATGTCATTATTATCAAATGGCATTAAAACAGTTTTCATAATTAATGGGCATCATGGTAATCTTAAACCAATAAAAAATATGGATACCAGATTAAAGAAACTCTCAAAAAACAAGCTAAAGGTTTTTTCATTATCATATTGGCATTTTATGAAAAGGGAGTTTGATCATGCAGGGTTTGTCGAAACATCACTAATGCTTGCAATATCAAAAAATGTCAAAATGAATTCGGCTAAAAAAGGACTCATCACAGACAAAATGACAAAAAAAGAAATTCAAAAACTTGGAAAACTGGCAAATCAATCATTTCCAAAAGCTACCAAAAATGGAATTTGGGGAGATCCAACAAAAGCTACAAAGAAAGATGGACAAGCAATTTTAGCTGAAATCATCAATAATCTATCAAAAAGGTGTCAAACTTGCCTTACTGGGCATAGCTCATAG
- a CDS encoding formyltetrahydrofolate deformylase translates to MKKTVVGITVVGKDREGIVAVFTNFAFSKGGNIEKVNQNVIKGLFGMYLEVSFSKSLDVKKFDSEIQNLAKKEKMDVSTHHETNSQKNIAVFVTKEPLCLETILKNAKSLKGKISVIVGTEKTLEPLAKKANIPFVSVEEKNQDKAEEKIIQICKKYDIDLITLARYMRILSPNFVWRYPNRIINIHPSLLPAFPGALAYAQAFERGTKIVGVTSHYVTENLDQGPIIFQDSFKVDPNDTLEKIKAKGQKLEADTLLKATKMHLENKLEVRWRKVHIKSK, encoded by the coding sequence ATGAAAAAGACAGTAGTTGGAATTACAGTTGTTGGTAAAGATAGAGAGGGAATTGTAGCTGTATTTACTAATTTTGCATTTTCAAAAGGCGGTAACATTGAGAAAGTAAATCAGAATGTAATCAAAGGTCTTTTTGGAATGTATTTAGAAGTATCATTCTCAAAATCACTGGATGTAAAGAAATTTGATTCAGAGATTCAAAATTTGGCTAAAAAAGAAAAGATGGATGTAAGTACTCATCATGAAACTAATTCACAAAAAAATATTGCAGTATTTGTAACAAAAGAGCCATTATGTCTTGAAACTATTCTTAAAAATGCAAAGTCTCTAAAAGGAAAAATATCAGTTATAGTTGGTACTGAAAAAACATTAGAGCCACTAGCAAAAAAAGCAAATATTCCATTTGTATCAGTAGAAGAAAAAAATCAAGACAAAGCAGAAGAGAAAATTATTCAAATCTGTAAAAAATATGACATTGATTTGATCACACTTGCAAGATACATGAGAATTCTTAGCCCTAACTTTGTTTGGAGATATCCAAATAGAATCATTAACATTCATCCTTCACTGTTGCCTGCATTTCCAGGCGCATTAGCATATGCACAGGCTTTTGAGAGAGGCACAAAAATTGTTGGTGTAACTTCACATTACGTTACGGAAAACTTGGACCAAGGACCAATAATATTTCAAGATTCATTCAAGGTTGATCCTAATGATACTCTTGAAAAAATAAAAGCAAAGGGGCAAAAACTAGAGGCAGATACACTGCTCAAAGCAACAAAGATGCATCTAGAAAACAAGCTGGAAGTTCGCTGGAGAAAGGTTCACATCAAATCTAAGTGA
- a CDS encoding Hsp20/alpha crystallin family protein, with amino-acid sequence MAKKPVKKLASTPAKSSFSEFDRVFDNFRRDLEKSFSSFPKIDFSSFPKLYETGCDVIDEGKQFRMKMNMPGLKKNEINLNVTDNSIEVTGEHKEEEKKKNYLRKERHSMSYFQTIPLSEKVIPGKVKAKLTDGVLDVTLPKSKPTQVQKKKSVSVQ; translated from the coding sequence ATGGCAAAGAAACCTGTAAAAAAACTAGCATCAACACCAGCAAAGTCAAGTTTTTCTGAGTTTGATAGAGTTTTTGACAATTTTAGAAGAGATTTAGAAAAATCATTTTCTTCTTTCCCAAAAATAGATTTTTCATCATTTCCGAAATTGTATGAAACTGGATGTGACGTAATTGATGAGGGAAAACAATTCCGTATGAAGATGAATATGCCGGGATTGAAGAAAAATGAGATCAATCTCAATGTAACAGATAATTCGATTGAGGTGACAGGAGAGCACAAAGAGGAAGAAAAGAAGAAAAATTATTTGAGAAAGGAAAGGCATAGTATGTCATATTTTCAGACCATACCATTGTCTGAGAAGGTAATTCCTGGAAAAGTAAAGGCAAAACTGACTGATGGTGTTTTAGATGTGACTCTACCAAAAAGCAAACCCACACAAGTACAAAAGAAAAAATCAGTTAGTGTACAATAA
- the rpiA gene encoding ribose 5-phosphate isomerase A: protein MSFDNAIVALSNDALKSVKDNFVIGLGSGRAATTLVKSLGKLIKLKNYSIIGIPTSLQIKLIAEKVGIPLAEADQVNHIDIVFDGADQIDSQKYVIKGGGGALLRENILFSLAKKVVVMADKTKFVKNFTRTIPVEIHPLARNSVVRSIEKLGGKAELRSLDRGYPFFTENGNIILDCDFGTIKNPKVLTQKIKQTTGVLESGIFLRKPDIIYRAKSDGKFDII from the coding sequence TTGTCTTTCGATAATGCCATCGTGGCATTGTCAAATGATGCATTAAAGTCGGTTAAAGACAATTTTGTCATCGGTTTAGGCAGTGGTAGGGCAGCTACTACACTTGTAAAATCACTTGGAAAATTAATCAAACTAAAAAATTATAGTATCATAGGAATTCCAACATCATTGCAAATCAAATTGATTGCAGAAAAAGTAGGCATTCCATTAGCAGAGGCTGATCAAGTTAATCATATTGATATCGTATTCGATGGAGCAGATCAAATTGATTCTCAAAAATATGTTATCAAAGGAGGCGGAGGAGCATTATTACGAGAAAATATTTTGTTTAGTCTTGCAAAAAAAGTTGTAGTGATGGCAGACAAGACAAAGTTTGTAAAAAATTTCACAAGAACTATTCCAGTAGAAATCCATCCACTTGCAAGAAATTCAGTAGTAAGATCTATTGAGAAATTAGGAGGAAAGGCAGAATTACGCTCACTAGATAGAGGATATCCATTTTTTACAGAAAATGGCAACATAATCTTAGATTGTGATTTTGGAACAATAAAGAATCCCAAAGTTCTTACTCAGAAAATTAAGCAAACAACAGGAGTTTTAGAGTCGGGTATTTTTCTAAGAAAGCCAGATATTATTTACAGAGCCAAATCAGATGGTAAATTTGATATTATCTAA
- a CDS encoding zinc ribbon domain-containing protein produces the protein MSFGEVDTLNMLFDKLQSLFDESQGYYESFLDTNNMYKKGQISDKEFFQKLGDYTVAYSALEFLAIKVIFEMKKSMGSGSGNTQSPGLMPGMANPGMMAGGMGAPPRAGTAQNPVGGGPPGIVSAQEAFGDVGTLPSPDPALIPRQTPPQTSGDGCSSCGAALRANAKFCTKCGAKA, from the coding sequence ATGTCATTTGGTGAAGTAGATACTCTCAATATGCTATTTGATAAATTACAGAGTTTGTTTGATGAATCTCAAGGCTACTATGAATCTTTTCTAGATACAAATAACATGTACAAAAAGGGTCAGATCAGTGACAAAGAATTCTTCCAAAAATTAGGTGATTACACCGTAGCCTATTCTGCATTAGAATTCCTTGCAATCAAAGTAATATTTGAAATGAAAAAATCAATGGGATCTGGATCTGGAAATACACAGTCTCCAGGCTTGATGCCAGGAATGGCTAATCCTGGAATGATGGCAGGAGGTATGGGTGCACCACCAAGAGCAGGAACTGCACAAAATCCAGTTGGCGGAGGTCCACCAGGAATTGTATCTGCACAAGAAGCATTTGGAGATGTTGGAACTTTACCATCACCTGATCCGGCATTGATTCCAAGACAAACACCCCCACAAACTAGTGGTGATGGATGCTCTTCATGTGGTGCTGCATTAAGAGCCAATGCAAAATTTTGTACAAAATGTGGCGCTAAAGCATAA
- a CDS encoding MEMO1 family protein: MIREPIVAGQFYPDRKEDLENLIQSCFNHNLGPGSDSIESTEKVLGIVCPHAGYIYSGPTACHSYKAISSQNPELAIIIGPNHFGVGKDAATMIDAQWKTPLGMVQVDSDSAKQIAEISEFIEIDEYSHSQDHSLEVQIPMLQGILSNEFQILPIILRAQDMKAAMDVGNAVYEIAKKKNAIIIASSDFTHYEENSFAHQQDKSLIEPILDLDVDRFYQVLYEKRVTACGYGAMASAMIACKKLGARKGELLSYATSGDVSGDTESVVGYGSIKFV; the protein is encoded by the coding sequence ATGATCAGAGAGCCGATTGTTGCAGGTCAGTTTTATCCTGATAGAAAAGAGGATTTGGAAAACCTGATTCAATCTTGTTTTAATCACAATCTTGGTCCCGGTTCAGATTCAATAGAATCAACAGAGAAGGTTTTAGGAATTGTTTGCCCACATGCTGGATATATTTACTCTGGGCCCACTGCATGTCATTCTTACAAGGCCATCTCATCTCAGAATCCTGAACTTGCAATAATTATCGGACCAAATCACTTCGGCGTAGGAAAAGATGCTGCTACCATGATTGATGCACAATGGAAGACACCTTTAGGGATGGTTCAAGTAGATTCAGATTCAGCAAAACAAATAGCAGAAATATCAGAGTTTATTGAAATTGACGAGTATTCTCACTCTCAAGATCATAGTTTAGAAGTACAGATTCCAATGCTGCAGGGAATACTTTCAAATGAATTTCAAATTCTTCCCATAATTTTGCGTGCACAAGACATGAAAGCCGCTATGGATGTTGGAAATGCAGTATATGAAATTGCAAAAAAGAAAAATGCAATAATTATTGCCTCATCTGATTTTACACATTATGAAGAAAATTCATTTGCGCATCAACAAGACAAATCGCTGATAGAACCCATCTTAGATTTGGATGTGGATAGATTTTATCAAGTGTTGTATGAAAAAAGAGTAACCGCCTGTGGGTATGGAGCAATGGCTTCAGCGATGATTGCATGTAAAAAGTTGGGTGCTAGAAAAGGGGAACTTCTAAGCTATGCAACAAGTGGGGATGTATCAGGAGATACAGAATCAGTAGTAGGTTACGGCTCAATAAAATTTGTTTAG
- a CDS encoding protein-L-isoaspartate(D-aspartate) O-methyltransferase: MRNKTIEKKYQTALNDLINYLKNSRFLNDKNVEDAFRNIPRHEFVPESELDYAYNNEPLLIKNKQTISQPGVVSRMTEWLDVREGQKILEIGTGSGWQTAILSYLVGEGTVYSVERYSELVKFAQENLKKLNIDNVHVILGDDSVGFAKESPYDRIIITAACTEIPLPLIEQLKEGGLILAPVGDSSQSLVLLQKTFKGIIEIKNESHYVFVPLRGKFGKK; encoded by the coding sequence TTGAGAAATAAAACAATAGAAAAAAAATACCAAACAGCATTAAATGATTTAATTAATTATTTAAAAAATTCACGATTTTTAAATGATAAAAATGTTGAGGATGCTTTTAGAAATATCCCTAGACATGAATTTGTTCCAGAATCTGAATTAGATTATGCATATAACAATGAACCACTACTTATCAAGAACAAACAAACAATTTCTCAACCAGGTGTAGTTTCAAGAATGACTGAATGGTTGGATGTTAGGGAAGGACAAAAAATACTTGAGATAGGTACTGGTTCTGGATGGCAAACTGCTATTCTTTCTTACTTGGTAGGAGAAGGAACTGTATATTCTGTTGAAAGATATTCTGAACTCGTAAAATTTGCACAAGAAAACCTAAAAAAATTAAACATAGATAATGTTCATGTAATTCTTGGTGATGACAGTGTTGGATTTGCAAAAGAATCGCCTTATGATAGAATCATTATTACTGCAGCATGTACTGAAATCCCTTTACCTCTAATTGAGCAACTAAAAGAAGGTGGACTCATACTTGCACCCGTTGGTGATTCATCACAATCATTAGTTTTGTTACAAAAAACATTCAAAGGAATTATTGAAATCAAAAATGAATCACATTATGTTTTTGTTCCACTGCGTGGAAAATTTGGGAAAAAGTAA